The Triticum dicoccoides isolate Atlit2015 ecotype Zavitan unplaced genomic scaffold, WEW_v2.0 scaffold63287, whole genome shotgun sequence DNA segment CACACATGGCACCTAAAAAAAGTTCCTACCAACTGATGCAACACATCTGTGCAACAAGATTAGTAAAACTGTGCAACTTAAAAAAGATGGTGTGCCAATTTAAAATAAACATGTGTGCAGATTGCCAAACTTAAAGCTATAATCTGTGCAACTACATGCATTGTTGTGCCAACTGATGACAGTTTTCTGTGCAATTTCCAAAAAGAGTGACCAGACATCAAAAGAACATAGAAGGAAGACACtgttggaaaaaaataaaaaagaactcACTTGTAATTTGCCGAACACACCAGGAGAGATAGTATCCTTCTTGATCACCTTGGCAATTAGAGTACTATCCCATGCATTCGATCGTATCGCGCAGTTGCTTACTGGGATGTCATGTACGAGCGCATCAAGGTATAGTATCTGCACCTGACCCAAACAAAAGAAAAAGCCAAGTTCAGTTATTGTTATGAGAATTTCAGCAAACTATAACTGCACAGAAAGAACAGGAACAGATGGAAAAAGGTGGtcgttttcactaaccatcaagtgaTACAAGCAGCAGCAAACAGTTTGCTTCTCCTGGTCCATGTTCCGGAAAGCTTCATTAATGTGTTCTGCTACAAAGAGGCAGATGTTTGTATTCTTTAGCATTTGATGATCTAGCACAAGTCCATAACACTTTGGGCTGAGCTTCAAGGCTGTGGTTGGTGCTAGAAAAGTACTGAAGGCAACCGCAAGCCAGGCCATAAAAAATGTGTCATCCGTTCTTCCAGCCATATGCTCAATCATCTTGAGCCATGTAGTGATCTGGG contains these protein-coding regions:
- the LOC119347295 gene encoding uncharacterized protein LOC119347295, with protein sequence MDQEKQTVCCCLYHLMILYLDALVHDIPVSNCAIRSNAWDSTLIAKVIKKDTISPGVFGKLQLKEEYRGTEQTPLFGGILQAEAFVASKLPITYNPQVSVLHT